A single Candoia aspera isolate rCanAsp1 chromosome 5, rCanAsp1.hap2, whole genome shotgun sequence DNA region contains:
- the NRIP1 gene encoding nuclear receptor-interacting protein 1, producing MTHGEDLVSEMHQDSIVLTYLEGLLMHQTAGGSGSVVDKKPTSNAEDQNFGVSGNASPSCQRDGVPNTHNYRSSGMLHHKKARLLQSSEDWNAENKGRLSDSLVDINEKKEVLLAGMVENVPKSKQDSTLLASLLQSFSSRLQSVALSQQIRQSLKEQGYSLSNDSLQVEKDLRCYGVASSHLKTLLKKNKLKDEKLETGLPELTTNLVQDQFKESTHSGQSGSKVMNESLSCAARLQAVASMVEKRSSPAASPKPSVACSQLALLLSSEAHLQQYSREHALKAQNANQIASERLSAMARLKETVPKDVGHFKLSKGMESHLNGQARCSNKTITSKSNITNFQSHMGIIHSSPKIISYKTLEKSHMKPPTNSSLLLHLLKNHSATKQTKRYEQNDRSNIFEESSTPTTVDEYSDNNPSFTEDDSSDDESSHSNCLPIDLSFKQKTNTQDSGQPASLDNLTQSLFHNWESKVPSLENIEEKDPSKNTKLNSHQKVTLLQLLLGHKDEDNTAKVKEIEGTLVPADVAKFNFSMSNRTPVIDSSSTNRIIPVHTTPLPTSAKADSPINLSHNSPLMIKCNSPPYTCIIQPERLTNPASKHLIDLTIHKELHGSKQNKKETLQTSSSFSASKLLQNLAQCGMQSSISVDNQRQTSKQLMTPNTEKPVGLIDGLHTSLLPNTSCTLEKNRMLTNQFVPGEQKLPGSEIQNLLERRTVLQLLLGTSSKNMSETKEKMLLKEESLQDPTEKVLNDQILTVKIKAEPSEEESSALQNSNAQQIIGNVNKKFPEMAHSLERNIAISPASEEFQSHSLTSQGFSFSKNGLLSRLLRQSQDDCSADILDRRNHEQTFVESKSHSMLPKKRKLHSESLEGPLKILKSNKGRISDVTNNHKSTADSLYVSGLNQKESKFTRTDFELKYSSCYGSNNESENRSWSRESKGFNVLKQLLLSENCEKDMSQHRNNLSVTDGKKKGSKHNLTNNDKVEFNVSPVHAVVGNPGQPSNCLDYPTFHYSVAMKSPASSPFTEHLGGTVSSKPECDQFSICHVPNERGPLKWVITDSDKNEHERDSPRLTQTNPILYYMLQKGGNPINIQETHSKDAWREKPFIENSSSVTMKKELSPVTECKTFPNRRNTYSSHSNNKVSIQHNGEVYGLLEKVLTIKKEPE from the coding sequence ATGACTCATGGAGAAGATCTTGTCTCTGAGATGCACCAGGATTCCATTGTTCTAACTTACTTAGAGGGATTACTAATGCATCAGACAGCAGGAGGTTCGGGTTCTGTGGTTGACAAAAAGCCTACTAGTAATGCTGAAGATCAGAATTTCGGTGTTTCTGGAAATGCATCTCCCAGCTGTCAGAGAGATggtgttcctaacacacataacTATAGAAGTTCTGGCATGTTGCATCATAAAAAGGCAAGACTGCTACAGTCGTCTGAAGACTGGAATGCTGAAAACAAAGGGCGATTGTCTGATTCTCTTGTGGatataaatgagaaaaaagaagtgtTGTTGGCTGGCATGGTTGAAAATGTGCCTAAAAGCAAGCAAGATAGCACATTGCTGGCTTCCTTACTACAGTCATTTAGCTCTAGGTTGCAGAGTGTTGCTTTGTCACAACAAATTAGGCAGAGCCTTAAGGAGCAAGGATATTCCCTCAGCAACGATTCTCTGCAGGTAGAGAAAGACTTGAGGTGCTATGGTGTTGCATCCAGTCACCTGAAGACACTgttgaagaaaaacaaattgaaagaTGAAAAACTGGAGACTGGTCTGCCAGAGCTAACAACAAACCTAGTTCAAGATCAGTTTAAAGAATCTACACATTCAGGACAGAGTGGTTCAAAAGTGATGAATGAATCACTTTCTTGTGCTGCAAGATTACAAGCTGTTGCAAGCATGGTAGAAAAAAGATCTAGTCCTGCTGCATCGCCTAAACCCAGTGTCGCCTGTAGCCAACTTGCTTTGCTTCTTTCAAGTGAAGCACACTTGCAGCAGTATTCCAGGGAACATGCTCTAAAAGCACAAAATGCCAATCAAATTGCAAGTGAGAGACTTTCTGCTATGGCAAGATTAAAAGAAACTGTTCCAAAAGATGTTGGTCATTTTAAACTATCAAAAGGAATGGAAAGCCATCTGAATGGTCAGGCAAGATGTTCAAACAAAACAATAACCAGTAAAAGCAATATCACAAATTTTCAGAGTCATATGGGCATAATTCATTCATCTCCTAAAATTATAAGCTACAAAACATTGGAAAAAAGTCATATGAAACCACCTACCAACAGTAGTTTACTTTTGCACCTCCTGAAAAATCACAGTGCTACTAAGCAGACTAAGCGATATGAACAAAATGACAGGTCCAATATTTTTGAGGAAAGCAGTACACCAACTACTGTTGATGAATACTCTGACAACAACCCAAGTTTTACAGAAGATGATAGTAGTGATGATGAAAGTTCGCATTCAAATTGTCTTCCTATAGATTTATCtttcaaacaaaaaacaaatactcAAGATTCAGGGCAGCCAGCTTCTCTAGACAATTTAACTCAATCCTTATTTCATAATTGGGAATCAAAAGTCCCAAGTCTggaaaatatagaagaaaaggaTCCctctaaaaatacaaaattgaATTCACATCAAAAAGTAACTTTACTCCAGTTATTACTTGGCCATAAGGATGAAGACAACACAGCAAAAGTTAAAGAAATCGAGGGAACATTAGTTCCAGCTGATGTGGCAAAATTTAATTTTTCAATGAGTAACAGAACTCCTGTTATTGACTCCTCTAGTACTAATCGAATAATACCAGTACATACTACTCCTTTACCAACTTCTGCAAAAGCAGATTCACCTATCAACCTTTCACACAATTCTCCTTTAATGATAAAATGTAATTCACCACCATACACTTGCATCATACAGCCTGAAAGACTAACTAATCCAGCTTCTAAACACTTGATAGATCTTACTATACACAAAGAACTTCATGGAagtaaacagaacaaaaaagaaacttTACAAACATCTTCATCTTTCAGCGCAAGTAAACTATTGCAAAACTTAGCTCAATGTGGAATGCAGTCTTCCATTTCAGTGGATAACCAaagacaaacaagcaaacaactgaTGACTCCTAACACCGAGAAACCAGTGGGGTTGATAGATGGACTACATACTTCCCTGCTTCCTAACACATCATGTACACTTGAAAAAAACAGAATGCTCACTAATCAATTTGTCCCAGGAGAACAAAAACTTCCTGGTTCAGAAATCCAGAATCTGCTGGAACGACGCACTGTGCTCCAGTTACTTCTGGGAACCTCCAGCAAAAATATgagtgaaacaaaagaaaaaatgcttttaaaagaagaaagtttACAAGATCCAACAGAAAAAGTTTTGAATGATCAAATATTAACTGTAAAAATAAAAGCTGAACCTTCTGAGGAAGAATCCAGTGCCCTTCAGAATTCAAATGCTCAACAAATAATTGGAAATGTTAATAAGAAATTTCCAGAAATGGCTCATTCATTAGAGAGAAATATAGCTATTTCTCCAGCATCAGAAGAATTTCAGTCCCACTCTCTTACATCTCAAGGATTTTCTTTTTCGAAGAATGGCTTACTAAGTCGATTGCTGAGACAGAGTCAAGATGACTGCTCTGCAGATATTCTGGACAGGAGAAACCATGAACAGACTTTTGTGGAATCAAAAAGTCACAGTATGCTCCCCAAAAAGAGAAAACTGCATTCCGAATCTTTAGAAGGTcctttaaaaatactaaaaagtaataaaggtaGAATATCTGATGTTACAAACAATCACAAATCTACTGCAGACTCTTTGTATGTGAGTGGTCTTAACCAAAAAGAATCTAAGTTCACCAGAACTGATTTTGAATTAAAATATTCTTCATGTTATGGGTCAAATaatgaaagtgaaaacagaagtTGGTCTAGAGAAAGTAAAGGATTTAATGTACTAAAACAACTGCTTCTATCAGAAAATTGTGAAAAAGATATGTCTCAGCATAGAAATAATTTATCAGTAACTGAtggcaaaaagaaaggaagcaaacATAACCTAACAAATAATGACAAAGTTGAATTCAATGTTTCTCCTGTACATGCAGTAGTGGGGAATCCTGGGCAACCAAGCAATTGCTTGGACTACCCAACATTTCATTATTCAGTTGCTATGAAGAGTCCTGCCAGTTCTCCCTTCACTGAACATTTGGGAGGCACAGTATCATCAAAGCCAGAATGTGACCAGTTTAGCATTTGCCATGTACCTAATGAAAGGGGACCTCTAAAATGGGTCATCACTGATTCTGACAAAAATGAACATGAAAGAGACTCTCCAAGACTGACCCAAACTAATCCAATATTGTATTACATGTtacaaaaggggggaaaccctATTAATATTCAGGAAACACATAGTAAAGATGCTTGGAGAGAGAAACCGTTTATAGAAAATTCATCTTCTGTCACAATGAAGAAAGAGTTATCTCCTGTCACAGAATGTAAAACATTTCCTAATAGAAGAAATACATACAGTAGCCATTCAAATAATAAGGTATCCATTCAGCACAATGGAGAAGTATATGGACTCTTAGAAAAGGTGTTAACCATAAAAAAAGAACCAGAGTAA